GAAGTCGTCGGGTCCGTTCATCATCCGGATGATGCCCTCGACGAGGTCGTCGCGGTAGCAGAAGCTGCGCGTCTGGTTACCCGACCCGAAGATCGTGATCGGCTCGTCGGCGAGCGCTTGGCGGATGAAGTTGCTGACCACGCGGCCGTCGTAGGGGTGCATCCGCGGGCCGTAGGTGTTGAAGATCCGGACGACACGGATCCGTGTCTTGTGGACGCGCTGGTAGTCGAAACAGAGCGTCTCGGTGGCCCGCTTGCCCTCGTCGTAGCAGGCCCGCGGGCCGATCGGATTGACGGCGCCGCGGTAGCTCTCCGACTGCGGGTGGATCTCGGGGTCGCCGTAGATCTCGCTGGTCGAGGCCTGGAGGATCTTCGCGCCGCAGCGCCGCGCCATGCCGAGCATGTTGATCATGCCCAGCACGCTGGTCTTCATCGTCTTGATCGGGTTGTACTGGTAGTGGCCTGGCGCGGCCGGACAGGCGAGGTTGTAGATCTCGTCGACCTCCAACCAGATCGGGTGGACGATGTCGTGACGGATCAGTTCGAAGTTGCCACGTTCCAGCAGGTGGGCGACGTTGGTCTTCTGGCTGGTGAAGAAGTTGTCGATGCAGATCACGTCGTGGCCTGCCTCGACCAGCCGCTCGCAGAGGTAGCTGCCGAGGAACCCGGCGCCGCCGGTGACGAGAATCCGCTTCAGCGATGCCATGAGGGGCTCCGACATGGTTCCAGTGTCCCGAACGGTGTACCATCCGCTGGACCGGGTGTCACCGGATCACCGTTTTTTCAGGCTTACCGTTCTGCCAGGCCTCCCGGAGGGCGCTCATGAAGGGCCGCATCAACCACTCGCTCGTCTACTGGTGCTACAACATCGCCGGCGACCATTGGGATCTCGAGACGATGTGCGGGATCGCCAAGAAGCTCGGCTGCACGTCGATCGAGATCCTCGAGGCCGAGCATTTTCCGACACTCGTCCGCCACGGGCTGTCCTGCGCCCTGGCCGCCAACGGCATGCCCGGCGCGCCGTTCATGCGCGGCTTCAACAACCCGCGCTACCACGACGAGGTCATCGAGCGCACCAGCCGCACGATCGACGCCTGTGCCGCCCACGGGATGCCCGCGGTGATCGCCTTCACGGGATACAAGTGGCGCGACGCCGACGATCCTGCCAGCGGCGAGATCAGCCGCGAGGAGGGAGCGGCGGCCTGCGTGGCGGGGCTGAAGCGGATCGCCACCCACGCCGAGCGGAAAGGGGTGACGATCTGCCTCG
The Planctomycetota bacterium genome window above contains:
- a CDS encoding TIM barrel protein — its product is MKGRINHSLVYWCYNIAGDHWDLETMCGIAKKLGCTSIEILEAEHFPTLVRHGLSCALAANGMPGAPFMRGFNNPRYHDEVIERTSRTIDACAAHGMPAVIAFTGYKWRDADDPASGEISREEGAAACVAGLKRIATHAERKGVTICLEHLNTRDDTHPMKGHPGYQGDDLDEVADIVRRVGSPRVKLLFDIYHVQVMHGDVIRRLEQCRDVIGHVHTAGCPGRGELDDDQEINFPPIMRKLVDIGYRGYVGHEFIPTRDALAGLEQAVSRCDV
- a CDS encoding SDR family oxidoreductase; this encodes MASLKRILVTGGAGFLGSYLCERLVEAGHDVICIDNFFTSQKTNVAHLLERGNFELIRHDIVHPIWLEVDEIYNLACPAAPGHYQYNPIKTMKTSVLGMINMLGMARRCGAKILQASTSEIYGDPEIHPQSESYRGAVNPIGPRACYDEGKRATETLCFDYQRVHKTRIRVVRIFNTYGPRMHPYDGRVVSNFIRQALADEPITIFGSGNQTRSFCYRDDLVEGIIRMMNGPDDFHGPVNIGNPGEFTIRQLAELTIRLTGSKSPLVERPLPQDDPERRRPDITLAESRLGWRPTIALEDGLTRTIDWFRSVNLSEYRAPTPNY